A genomic region of Oncorhynchus mykiss isolate Arlee chromosome 2, USDA_OmykA_1.1, whole genome shotgun sequence contains the following coding sequences:
- the LOC110519098 gene encoding solute carrier family 40 member 1-like translates to MSLRADAAQCGGVVVELESDDIREARARKARSTSGSALIYLRGPKFLIYVSGALSMWGDRMWHFAISVFLIELYGRNLLLTAIFGLVVAGSVLLLGALIGDWVDRNPRNKVAHASLLVQNISVTVCSIVLMLVFLYKQWIESIWDGWLTVVCYTVVIVLADVANLASTALTIAIQRDWIVVITGYNRGHLAGMNATMRRIDQVTNILAPLAVGQVMTLASNVIGCGFILGWNLVSLIVEFIFLSRVYRIVPALSVKPPAPEDGQASLERPAERTEGLVERRGSQVEHSEVVTSAPGLSDDDMSLNLKEVTNLPLCFGRFRWLLSTCKDGWRAYYRQDVFLAGMGLAFLYTTVLGFDCITTGYAYTQGISGSLLSLLMGVSAITGLMGTIMFTKLRKAYGLVNTGIISSCLHLCCLLLCVCSVFAPGSPMDLRLLRPFLDANSTLSAAGGMVEGQRQKHTYPMRGGINQPLLPDRSSIHWTNNTVLFENMPSGMEPDSYISIILLFLGVITARIGLWSFDLTVTQLLQENICESERGVVNGVQSSMNYLMDLLHFIMVISAPQPQHFGILVIISVLFITTGHTMYFLYARKAKRKPAGCLDT, encoded by the exons ATGTCCCTGCGAGCAGACGCAGCCCagtgtggaggggtggtggtggagctTGAGTCTGATGACATCAGGGAGGCTCGAGCCAGGAAGGCCAGGAGTACATCAG GGTCAGCCCTCATCTACCTCAGGGGCCCTAAATTCCTGATCTACGTCAGTGGGGCACTGTCCATGTGG GGTGACCGTATGTGGCACTTTGCCATTTCGGTGTTCCTGATCGAGCTGTATGGACGGAACCTGCTGCTGACCGCAATATTCGGCTTGGTGGTGGCGGGGTCAGTGCTGCTGTTAGGGGCGTTGATTGGAGACTGGGTTGACCGCAACCCCAGGAACAAAG TGGCGCACGCATCCTTGTTGGTTCAGAACATTTCAGTGACGGTGTGTAGCATTGTGCTGATGTTGGTCTTCTTATATAAACAGTGGATTGAGAGCATTTGGGATGGCTGGTTAACT GTGGTTTGTTATACGGTGGTGATCGTCCTGGCAGATGTGGCTAACCTAGCAAGCACAGCGCTGACCATCGCCATCCAGAGGGACTGGATTGTGGTTATCACTGGATACAACCGGGGGCACCTCGCCG GGATGAATGCTACCATGCGGCGCATCGATCAGGTGACCAACATCCTGGCACCGCTGGCGGTGGGACAGGTCATGACCCTGGCCTCCAACGTGATAGGCTGCGGTTTCATCCTGGGCTGGAACCTGGTCTCCCTCATCGTGGAGTTTATCTTCCTGTCCCGGGTCTACCGCATTGTCCCGGCGCTGTCCGTCAAACCACCTGCGCCCGAGGACGGCCAGGCCTCCCTAGAGAGACCAGCAGAGAGGACGGAGGGactggtggagaggagggggtcaCAAG tagAGCATAGTGAGGTGGTGACATCAGCCCCGGGCCTCAGTGATGACGACATGAGCCTGAACCTCAAGGAGGTCACCAACCTGCCTCTGTGTTTTGGACGCTTCCGCTGGCTGCTGAGCACCTGTAAGGACGGCTGGAGGGCCTACTACCGCCAGGATGTCTTCCTGGCTGGGATGGGCCTGGCCTTCCTCTACACAACTGTCCTGGGCTTCGACTGCATCACCACGGGCTACGCCTACACCCAGGGCATCAGTGGCTCCCTGCTCAGTCTGCTGATGGGGGTCTCGGCTATAACAGGCCTCATGGGCACCATCATGTTCACCAAGCTGAGGAAGGCCTACGGTTTAGTCAACACAGGCATCATCTCCAGCTGTCTCCATCTTTGCTgtctgctgctgtgtgtgtgttctgtgttcgcCCCCGGCAGCCCCATGGACCTCCGCCTGCTCAGGCCCTTCCTGGACGCCAACTCAACGTTGTCGGCGGCCGGGGGGATGGTGGAGGGCCAGAGGCAGAAACACACCTACCCGATGCGGGGTGGCATTAATCAGCCGCTGCTGCCCGACCGCTCGTCCATCCACTGGACCAACAACACGGTGCTGTTTGAGAATATGCCATCAGGCATGGAGCCAGACTCCTACATCTCTATAATCCTGCTGTTCTTGGGGGTCATCACAGCACGCATCG GTCTGTGGTCCTTTGACCTGACCGTGACCCAGCTGCTTCAGGAGAACATCTGTGAGTCAGAACGTGGTGTGGTCAACGGGGTCCAGAGCTCCATGAACTACTTGATGGACCTTCTCCACTTCATCATGGTCATCTCTGCTCCGCAGCCCCAGCACTTTGGCATCCTGGTCATCATCTCTGTACTGTTCATCACCACAGGACACACAATGTACTTCCTATACGCACGCAAAGCCAAGAGGAAACCTGCTGGATGCCTGGACACGTAG
- the LOC110516599 gene encoding sodium-dependent neutral amino acid transporter B(0)AT1 has product MRCLQVSNQGLEERIPSYEELEKLENEEAGDRPKWDNKAQYMLTIVGFCVGLGNVWRFPYLCQSHGGGAFMIPFLILLVLEGVPLLHLEFAIGQRLRKGSVGVWSAIHPYLTGIGIGSMCVSFLVSLYYNTIMAWVMWYFFNSFQETLPWSQCPLNANMTGLVSECERSSPVDYYWYRETLNTTPDIDNTGGLQWWMVLCHVSAWALLFICISRGIETTGKAVYITSTLPYVVLTIFLIRGLTLKGSLNGVKFLFTPDMNELMNPTTWLDAGAQVFYSFSLAFGGLLSFSSYNSVHNNCEQDAVIISIVNGATAVYAATVIYTIIGFRATEKFDDCISGNILTLLNTFDLPEGNVTESNYDQVLHSLNGTYPEVIQGLNLKTCDLNSFLSEGVEGTGLAFIVFTEAITKMPVSPVWSVLFFIMLFCLGLSSMFGNIEGVLVPLQDLGVFPKSWPKEAIAGITCVLCCLVGLIFVQGSGNYWLSLFDSYGGSIPLLIIAFCEMVGVVYLYGIDRFNDDIEFMIGHKPNLFWQITWRFVSPAIMFVIFVFYFITKVQETPMYKAWNPESDNFPTLEEKEYPTWIFAIIFILAGIPGLSVPLTAIYKCLRNRCCKKDNEFKQDDLNTIAKQVQLTDEATKNKPDIPETADGR; this is encoded by the exons ATGAGGTGTTTACAGGTATCCAACCAAGGCCTGGAAGAAAGGATCCCTTCCTATGAGGAACTGGAAAAGCTGGAGAATGAGGAGGCTGGGGACAGACCCAAATGGGACAACAAGGCCCAGTACATGCTAACTATCGTAGGTTTCTGTGTGGGACTGGGGAACGTCTGGCGCTTCCCGTACCTTTGCCAGAGCCATGGGGGAG GTGCATTCATGATTCCTTTCCTGATCCTACTGGTTCTAGAAGGTGTTCCCCTGCTCCATCTGGAGTTTGCTATTGGTCAACGTCTAAGGAAAGGCAGTGTAGGTGTCTGGTCTGCCATCCATCCATACTTGACTGGCATTG GCATTGGTTCCATGTGTGTGTCCTTTCTGGTCAGCCTGTACTACAACACCATCATGGCCTGGGTGATGTGGTACTTCTTTAACTCCTTCCAAGAGACGCTGCCTTGGAGCCAATGTCCCCTCAATGCCAACATGACAG GCCTGGTGTCAGAGTGTGAAAGAAGCTCTCCAGTGGATTACTATTGGTACAGAGAGACCCTGAACACCACTCCAGACATAGATAACACAGGTGGGCTACAGTGGTGGATGGTCCTATGCCATGTGTCTGCCTGGGCGTTGCTGTTTATCTGCATAAGTCGAGGCATTGAGACTACTGGGAAG GCTGTGTATATCACCTCAACATTACCTTATGTGGTGCTGACCATCTTTCTGATCAGAGGCTTGACCTTGAAAGGCTCCTTGAATGGAGTGAAGTTCCTCTTCACCCCAGAT aTGAATGAACTAATGAACCCAACGACTTGGCTTGATGCGGGTGCCCAGGTTTTCTATTCATTCTCTTTGGCCTTTGGAGGTCTGCTGTCTTTCTCCAGCTACAACTCAGTGCA TAATAACTGTGAACAGGATGCAGTCATCATCTCTATCGTGAACGGAGCCACTGCTGTCTACGCTGCAACAGTCATTTACACCATCATTGGCTTCCGAGCCACAGAGAAGTTTGATGACTGTATTTCTGG AAATATCCTGACCCTGCTGAATACATTTGATCTCCCAGAGGGCAACGTCACTGAGAGCAACTATGATCAGGTTCTTCATAGTCTCAATGGAACATATCCAGAGGTCATTCAGGGGCTCAACTTGAAGACCTGTGATTTGAATTCTTTCCTTAGTGAG GGGGTTGAAGGAACTGGTCTGGCCTTTATCGTGTTCACAGAGGCCATCACTAAGATGCCTGTATCTCCTGTTTGGTCAGTCTTGTTCTTCATCATGCTCTTCTGTCTCGGCCTGTCCTCCATGTTTGGCAATATCGAAGGAGTTCTGGTACCACTTCAGGACCTGGGTGTTTTCCCCAAGAGTTGGCCCAAAGAAGCCATCGCTG GGATAACATGTGTCCTCTGCTGCCTTGTTGGATTAATATTTGTTCAAGGCTCAGGGAACTACTGGCTGTCCCTCTTTGACAGCTATGGCGGGTCCATTCCTCTGCTGATCATTGCATTCTGTGAGATGGTCGGGGTTGTGTACCTCTATGGTATTGATAG GTTCAACGATGATATTGAGTTCATGATCGGCCACAAGCCCAACCTCTTCTGGCAGATCACATGGAGATTTGTCAGCCCCGCCATCATGTTTGTCATCTTTGTGTTCTACTTTATCACTAAAGTCCAAGAAACACCCATGTACAAAGCCTGGAATCCTGAATCG GACAACTTCCCTACATTGGAGGAGAAGGAATATCCAACCTGGATCTTTGCTATAATCTTCATCCTGGCAGGAATCCCAGGTCTTTCTGTACCTCTTACGGCTATTTACAAATGTTTGAGGAACCGCTGCTGCAAGAAGGATAATGAGTTTAAACAAGATGACTTAAACACTATTGCCAAGCAAGTTCAACTGACGGATGAGGCTACCAAGAACAAACCAGACATCCCAGAGACAGCAGATGGAAGATAG